A genomic window from Macaca mulatta isolate MMU2019108-1 chromosome 19, T2T-MMU8v2.0, whole genome shotgun sequence includes:
- the CD22 gene encoding B-cell receptor CD22 isoform X3, whose protein sequence is MHLLGPWLLLLEYLAFSDSSKWNIEHPGTIYAWEGACVWVPCTYRVLDGALETFILFHNPEYNQNMSKFEGTRLYESTKDGKVPSGQKRVQFLGNKINNNCTLSIHPVHVNDSGQLGLRMVSKTEKWMERIHLNVSERPFPPRIQLPPKLQESQEVTLTCLLNFSCYGYQIQLQWLLEGVPMRQAAVTSTSLSTKSVFTRSELKFSPQWSHHGKIVTCELHDVDGKVLSEDMVQLNVKHTPKLTIEVTPNETIVRKGDSVTMTCKVNSSNPEYTTVSWLKDGIPLKEQNTLMLTLHEVTKSQSGRYCCRVSNDVGPATSEKVFLQVQYAPEPSRVQISQSPAVEGSEVNFLCISPANPLPTNYTWYHNGKEVQGRTEKQFQIQKILPWHAGTYSCEAENILGIGERGPGTELDVQYPPKKVTMVIENPTPIREGDTVTLSCNYSSSNPIVNHYEWRPRGAWEEPSLGVLKIQNIGWNNTAVACAACNNWCSWASPVTLNVLYAPRGVRVRKIKPLSEIHSGNSVSLQCDFSSSHPKEVQFFWEKNGSLLGKESQLNFDSISPEDAGSYSCWVNNSIGQTASKAWTLEVLYAPRRLRVSMSQGNQVMEGKTATLICESDANPPVYSYAWFDWNNQSLPYSGRMLRLEPVKVQHSGAYWCQGTNRVGKGHSPLITLTVYYSPQTIGRRVAVGLGSCLAILILAMCGFKVQRRWKRTQSQQGLQENSSGQSFFVRNKKVRRTPLSEGPHSLGCYNPMMEDGISYATLRFPETNTPRTGDAETSELQRPPPDCDDTVTYSVLQKRQVGDYENVIPDFPEDEGIHYSELIQFGFGERPQAQENVDYVIVKH, encoded by the exons ATGCATCTCCTCGGCCCCTGGCTCCTGCTCCTGG AATACTTGGCTTTCTCTGACTCAAGTAAATGGAATATTGAGCACCCTGGAACCATCTACGCCTGGGAGGGGGCCTGCGTCTGGGTCCCCTGCACCTACAGAGTCCTAGATGGTGCCCTGGAAACCTTCATCCTGTTCCACAATCCTGAGTATAACCAGAACATGTCGAAGTTCGAAGGGACCAGACTCTATGAAAGCACAAAGGATGGGAAGGTTCCTTCAGGTCAGAAAAGGGTGCAATTCCTGGGGAACAAGATTAACAACAACTGCACACTGAGTATCCACCCAGTGCACGTCAATGACAGTGGTCAGCTGGGGCTGAGGATGGTGTCCAAGACTGAGAAATGGATGGAACGAATACACCTCAATGTCTCCG AAAGGCCTTTTCCACCTCGTATCCAGCTCCCTCCAAAACTTCAAGAATCCCAGGAAGTCACTCTGACCTGCTTGCTGAATTTCTCCTGCTATGGGTATCAGATCCAATTGCAGTGGTTACTAGAGGGGGTTCCAATGAGGCAGGCTGCTGTCACCTCGACCTCCTTGAGCACCAAGTCTGTCTTCACCCGGAGTGAGCTCAAGTTCTCGCCACAGTGGAGTCACCATGGGAAGATCGTGACCTGCGAGCTTCACGATGTGGACGGGAAGGTCCTCTCCGAAGACATGGTGCAGCTGAACGTGAAGC ACACCCCAAAGTTGACGATCGAGGTCACTCCCAATGAAACCATAGTGAGGAAGGGGGACTCTGTGACCATGACCTGCAAGGTCAACAGCAGCAACCCGGAGTACACGACGGTATCCTGGCTCAAGGATGGCATCCCGCTGAAGGAGCAGAATACGCTCATGCTAACCCTGCACGAAGTGACCAAGTCCCAGAGTGGGAGATACTGCTGTAGGGTCTCCAATGACGTGGGCCCGGCAACATCGGAAAAAGTGTTCCTGCAAGTACAGT ATGCCCCGGAACCTTCCAGGGTTCAGATCTCCCAGTCACCGGCTGTGGAGGGAAGTGAAGTCAACTTTCTTTGCATATCACCAGCCAATCCTCTTCCAACAAATTACACGTGGTACCACAATGGCAAAGAAGTGCAGGGAAGGACAGAGAAGCAATTCCAGATCCAAAAGATCCTCCCCTGGCACGCTGGGACTTATTCCTGTGAGGCGGAAAATATTCTTGGTATTGGAGAGAGGGGCCCGGGAACTGAGCTGGATGTCCAGT ATCCTCCCAAGAAGGTGACCATGGTGATTGAAAACCCCACGCCGATTCGAGAAGGAGACACGGTGACCCTTTCCTGTAACTACAGTTCCAGTAACCCCATTGTTAACCACTATGAATGGAGACCCCGTGGCGCCTGGGAGGAGCCATCACTTGGGGTGCTGAAGATCCAAAACATTGGCTGGAACAACACAGCCGTCGCCTGCGCAGCTTGTAACAACTGGTGCTCGTGGGCCTCCCCTGTCACCCTGAATGTCCTGT ATGCCCCCCGAGGCGTGAGGGTCCGGAAAATCAAGCCCCTTTCTGAGATTCACTCTGGGAACTCGGTCAGCCTCCAATGTGACTTCTCAAGCAGCCACCCCAAAGAAGTCCAGTTCTTCTGGGAGAAAAATGGCAGCCTTCTGGGGAAAGAAAGCCAGCTGAATTTTGACTCCATCTCCCCAGAAGATGCTGGGAGTTACAGCTGCTGGGTGAACAACTCCATAGGACAGACGGCGTCCAAGGCCTGGACACTCGAAGTGCTGT ATGCACCCAGGAGGCTGCGTGTGTCCATGAGCCAGGGGAACCAAGTGATGGAGGGGAAGACGGCAACCCTGATCTGTGAGAGTGACGCCAACCCTCCCGTCTACAGCTACGCCTGGTTTGACTGGAATAACCAAAGCCTTCCCTACTCCGGCCGGATGCTGAGATTGGAGCCGGTGAAGGTCCAGCACTCCGGTGCTTACTGGTGCCAGGGGACCAACAGAGTGGGCAAGGGCCACTCGCCTCTCATCACCCTCACCGTCTACT ATAGCCCGCAGACCATTGGCAGGCGAGTGGCTGTGGGACTCGGGTCCTGCCTGGCCATCCTCATCCTGGCAATGTGTGGATTCAAGGTCCAGCGACG TTGGAAGAGGACACAGAGCCAGCAGGGGCTTCAGGAGAATTCCAGTGGCCAGAGCTTCTTTGTGAGGAACAAAAAG GTTAGAAGGACCCCCCTCTCTGAAGGTCCCCACTCCCTGGGATGCTACAATCCGATGATGGAAGATGGCATTAGCTACGCCACCCTGCGCTTTCCCGAGACGAACACACCACGAACTGG AGATGCAGAGACCTCCGAGCTGCAGAGACCTCCCCCAGACTGCGATGACACAGTCACTTATTCAGTGTTGCAGAAGCGTCAGGTG GGCGACTATGAGAACGTCATTCCAGATTTTCCAGAAGATGAGGGAATTCATTACTCAGAGCTGATTCAGTTTGGGTTCGGGGAGCGGCCTCAGGCACAAGAAAATGTGGACTATGTGATCGTCAAGCACTGA
- the CD22 gene encoding B-cell receptor CD22 isoform X1, producing the protein MHLLGPWLLLLVLEYLAFSDSSKWNIEHPGTIYAWEGACVWVPCTYRVLDGALETFILFHNPEYNQNMSKFEGTRLYESTKDGKVPSGQKRVQFLGNKINNNCTLSIHPVHVNDSGQLGLRMVSKTEKWMERIHLNVSERPFPPRIQLPPKLQESQEVTLTCLLNFSCYGYQIQLQWLLEGVPMRQAAVTSTSLSTKSVFTRSELKFSPQWSHHGKIVTCELHDVDGKVLSEDMVQLNVKHTPKLTIEVTPNETIVRKGDSVTMTCKVNSSNPEYTTVSWLKDGIPLKEQNTLMLTLHEVTKSQSGRYCCRVSNDVGPATSEKVFLQVQYAPEPSRVQISQSPAVEGSEVNFLCISPANPLPTNYTWYHNGKEVQGRTEKQFQIQKILPWHAGTYSCEAENILGIGERGPGTELDVQYPPKKVTMVIENPTPIREGDTVTLSCNYSSSNPIVNHYEWRPRGAWEEPSLGVLKIQNIGWNNTAVACAACNNWCSWASPVTLNVLYAPRGVRVRKIKPLSEIHSGNSVSLQCDFSSSHPKEVQFFWEKNGSLLGKESQLNFDSISPEDAGSYSCWVNNSIGQTASKAWTLEVLYAPRRLRVSMSQGNQVMEGKTATLICESDANPPVYSYAWFDWNNQSLPYSGRMLRLEPVKVQHSGAYWCQGTNRVGKGHSPLITLTVYYSPQTIGRRVAVGLGSCLAILILAMCGFKVQRRWKRTQSQQGLQENSSGQSFFVRNKKVRRTPLSEGPHSLGCYNPMMEDGISYATLRFPETNTPRTGDAETSELQRPPPDCDDTVTYSVLQKRQVGDYENVIPDFPEDEGIHYSELIQFGFGERPQAQENVDYVIVKH; encoded by the exons ATGCATCTCCTCGGCCCCTGGCTCCTGCTCCTGG TTCTAGAATACTTGGCTTTCTCTGACTCAAGTAAATGGAATATTGAGCACCCTGGAACCATCTACGCCTGGGAGGGGGCCTGCGTCTGGGTCCCCTGCACCTACAGAGTCCTAGATGGTGCCCTGGAAACCTTCATCCTGTTCCACAATCCTGAGTATAACCAGAACATGTCGAAGTTCGAAGGGACCAGACTCTATGAAAGCACAAAGGATGGGAAGGTTCCTTCAGGTCAGAAAAGGGTGCAATTCCTGGGGAACAAGATTAACAACAACTGCACACTGAGTATCCACCCAGTGCACGTCAATGACAGTGGTCAGCTGGGGCTGAGGATGGTGTCCAAGACTGAGAAATGGATGGAACGAATACACCTCAATGTCTCCG AAAGGCCTTTTCCACCTCGTATCCAGCTCCCTCCAAAACTTCAAGAATCCCAGGAAGTCACTCTGACCTGCTTGCTGAATTTCTCCTGCTATGGGTATCAGATCCAATTGCAGTGGTTACTAGAGGGGGTTCCAATGAGGCAGGCTGCTGTCACCTCGACCTCCTTGAGCACCAAGTCTGTCTTCACCCGGAGTGAGCTCAAGTTCTCGCCACAGTGGAGTCACCATGGGAAGATCGTGACCTGCGAGCTTCACGATGTGGACGGGAAGGTCCTCTCCGAAGACATGGTGCAGCTGAACGTGAAGC ACACCCCAAAGTTGACGATCGAGGTCACTCCCAATGAAACCATAGTGAGGAAGGGGGACTCTGTGACCATGACCTGCAAGGTCAACAGCAGCAACCCGGAGTACACGACGGTATCCTGGCTCAAGGATGGCATCCCGCTGAAGGAGCAGAATACGCTCATGCTAACCCTGCACGAAGTGACCAAGTCCCAGAGTGGGAGATACTGCTGTAGGGTCTCCAATGACGTGGGCCCGGCAACATCGGAAAAAGTGTTCCTGCAAGTACAGT ATGCCCCGGAACCTTCCAGGGTTCAGATCTCCCAGTCACCGGCTGTGGAGGGAAGTGAAGTCAACTTTCTTTGCATATCACCAGCCAATCCTCTTCCAACAAATTACACGTGGTACCACAATGGCAAAGAAGTGCAGGGAAGGACAGAGAAGCAATTCCAGATCCAAAAGATCCTCCCCTGGCACGCTGGGACTTATTCCTGTGAGGCGGAAAATATTCTTGGTATTGGAGAGAGGGGCCCGGGAACTGAGCTGGATGTCCAGT ATCCTCCCAAGAAGGTGACCATGGTGATTGAAAACCCCACGCCGATTCGAGAAGGAGACACGGTGACCCTTTCCTGTAACTACAGTTCCAGTAACCCCATTGTTAACCACTATGAATGGAGACCCCGTGGCGCCTGGGAGGAGCCATCACTTGGGGTGCTGAAGATCCAAAACATTGGCTGGAACAACACAGCCGTCGCCTGCGCAGCTTGTAACAACTGGTGCTCGTGGGCCTCCCCTGTCACCCTGAATGTCCTGT ATGCCCCCCGAGGCGTGAGGGTCCGGAAAATCAAGCCCCTTTCTGAGATTCACTCTGGGAACTCGGTCAGCCTCCAATGTGACTTCTCAAGCAGCCACCCCAAAGAAGTCCAGTTCTTCTGGGAGAAAAATGGCAGCCTTCTGGGGAAAGAAAGCCAGCTGAATTTTGACTCCATCTCCCCAGAAGATGCTGGGAGTTACAGCTGCTGGGTGAACAACTCCATAGGACAGACGGCGTCCAAGGCCTGGACACTCGAAGTGCTGT ATGCACCCAGGAGGCTGCGTGTGTCCATGAGCCAGGGGAACCAAGTGATGGAGGGGAAGACGGCAACCCTGATCTGTGAGAGTGACGCCAACCCTCCCGTCTACAGCTACGCCTGGTTTGACTGGAATAACCAAAGCCTTCCCTACTCCGGCCGGATGCTGAGATTGGAGCCGGTGAAGGTCCAGCACTCCGGTGCTTACTGGTGCCAGGGGACCAACAGAGTGGGCAAGGGCCACTCGCCTCTCATCACCCTCACCGTCTACT ATAGCCCGCAGACCATTGGCAGGCGAGTGGCTGTGGGACTCGGGTCCTGCCTGGCCATCCTCATCCTGGCAATGTGTGGATTCAAGGTCCAGCGACG TTGGAAGAGGACACAGAGCCAGCAGGGGCTTCAGGAGAATTCCAGTGGCCAGAGCTTCTTTGTGAGGAACAAAAAG GTTAGAAGGACCCCCCTCTCTGAAGGTCCCCACTCCCTGGGATGCTACAATCCGATGATGGAAGATGGCATTAGCTACGCCACCCTGCGCTTTCCCGAGACGAACACACCACGAACTGG AGATGCAGAGACCTCCGAGCTGCAGAGACCTCCCCCAGACTGCGATGACACAGTCACTTATTCAGTGTTGCAGAAGCGTCAGGTG GGCGACTATGAGAACGTCATTCCAGATTTTCCAGAAGATGAGGGAATTCATTACTCAGAGCTGATTCAGTTTGGGTTCGGGGAGCGGCCTCAGGCACAAGAAAATGTGGACTATGTGATCGTCAAGCACTGA
- the CD22 gene encoding B-cell receptor CD22 isoform X5: MHLLGPWLLLLVLEYLAFSDSSKWNIEHPGTIYAWEGACVWVPCTYRVLDGALETFILFHNPEYNQNMSKFEGTRLYESTKDGKVPSGQKRVQFLGNKINNNCTLSIHPVHVNDSGQLGLRMVSKTEKWMERIHLNVSERPFPPRIQLPPKLQESQEVTLTCLLNFSCYGYQIQLQWLLEGVPMRQAAVTSTSLSTKSVFTRSELKFSPQWSHHGKIVTCELHDVDGKVLSEDMVQLNVKHTPKLTIEVTPNETIVRKGDSVTMTCKVNSSNPEYTTVSWLKDGIPLKEQNTLMLTLHEVTKSQSGRYCCRVSNDVGPATSEKVFLQVQYAPEPSRVQISQSPAVEGSEVNFLCISPANPLPTNYTWYHNGKEVQGRTEKQFQIQKILPWHAGTYSCEAENILGIGERGPGTELDVQYPPKKVTMVIENPTPIREGDTVTLSCNYSSSNPIVNHYEWRPRGAWEEPSLGVLKIQNIGWNNTAVACAACNNWCSWASPVTLNVLYAPRGVRVRKIKPLSEIHSGNSVSLQCDFSSSHPKEVQFFWEKNGSLLGKESQLNFDSISPEDAGSYSCWVNNSIGQTASKAWTLEVLYAPRRLRVSMSQGNQVMEGKTATLICESDANPPVYSYAWFDWNNQSLPYSGRMLRLEPVKVQHSGAYWCQGTNRVGKGHSPLITLTVYYSPQTIGRRVAVGLGSCLAILILAMCGFKVQRRWKRTQSQQGLQENSSGQSFFVRNKKRCRDLRAAETSPRLR, from the exons ATGCATCTCCTCGGCCCCTGGCTCCTGCTCCTGG TTCTAGAATACTTGGCTTTCTCTGACTCAAGTAAATGGAATATTGAGCACCCTGGAACCATCTACGCCTGGGAGGGGGCCTGCGTCTGGGTCCCCTGCACCTACAGAGTCCTAGATGGTGCCCTGGAAACCTTCATCCTGTTCCACAATCCTGAGTATAACCAGAACATGTCGAAGTTCGAAGGGACCAGACTCTATGAAAGCACAAAGGATGGGAAGGTTCCTTCAGGTCAGAAAAGGGTGCAATTCCTGGGGAACAAGATTAACAACAACTGCACACTGAGTATCCACCCAGTGCACGTCAATGACAGTGGTCAGCTGGGGCTGAGGATGGTGTCCAAGACTGAGAAATGGATGGAACGAATACACCTCAATGTCTCCG AAAGGCCTTTTCCACCTCGTATCCAGCTCCCTCCAAAACTTCAAGAATCCCAGGAAGTCACTCTGACCTGCTTGCTGAATTTCTCCTGCTATGGGTATCAGATCCAATTGCAGTGGTTACTAGAGGGGGTTCCAATGAGGCAGGCTGCTGTCACCTCGACCTCCTTGAGCACCAAGTCTGTCTTCACCCGGAGTGAGCTCAAGTTCTCGCCACAGTGGAGTCACCATGGGAAGATCGTGACCTGCGAGCTTCACGATGTGGACGGGAAGGTCCTCTCCGAAGACATGGTGCAGCTGAACGTGAAGC ACACCCCAAAGTTGACGATCGAGGTCACTCCCAATGAAACCATAGTGAGGAAGGGGGACTCTGTGACCATGACCTGCAAGGTCAACAGCAGCAACCCGGAGTACACGACGGTATCCTGGCTCAAGGATGGCATCCCGCTGAAGGAGCAGAATACGCTCATGCTAACCCTGCACGAAGTGACCAAGTCCCAGAGTGGGAGATACTGCTGTAGGGTCTCCAATGACGTGGGCCCGGCAACATCGGAAAAAGTGTTCCTGCAAGTACAGT ATGCCCCGGAACCTTCCAGGGTTCAGATCTCCCAGTCACCGGCTGTGGAGGGAAGTGAAGTCAACTTTCTTTGCATATCACCAGCCAATCCTCTTCCAACAAATTACACGTGGTACCACAATGGCAAAGAAGTGCAGGGAAGGACAGAGAAGCAATTCCAGATCCAAAAGATCCTCCCCTGGCACGCTGGGACTTATTCCTGTGAGGCGGAAAATATTCTTGGTATTGGAGAGAGGGGCCCGGGAACTGAGCTGGATGTCCAGT ATCCTCCCAAGAAGGTGACCATGGTGATTGAAAACCCCACGCCGATTCGAGAAGGAGACACGGTGACCCTTTCCTGTAACTACAGTTCCAGTAACCCCATTGTTAACCACTATGAATGGAGACCCCGTGGCGCCTGGGAGGAGCCATCACTTGGGGTGCTGAAGATCCAAAACATTGGCTGGAACAACACAGCCGTCGCCTGCGCAGCTTGTAACAACTGGTGCTCGTGGGCCTCCCCTGTCACCCTGAATGTCCTGT ATGCCCCCCGAGGCGTGAGGGTCCGGAAAATCAAGCCCCTTTCTGAGATTCACTCTGGGAACTCGGTCAGCCTCCAATGTGACTTCTCAAGCAGCCACCCCAAAGAAGTCCAGTTCTTCTGGGAGAAAAATGGCAGCCTTCTGGGGAAAGAAAGCCAGCTGAATTTTGACTCCATCTCCCCAGAAGATGCTGGGAGTTACAGCTGCTGGGTGAACAACTCCATAGGACAGACGGCGTCCAAGGCCTGGACACTCGAAGTGCTGT ATGCACCCAGGAGGCTGCGTGTGTCCATGAGCCAGGGGAACCAAGTGATGGAGGGGAAGACGGCAACCCTGATCTGTGAGAGTGACGCCAACCCTCCCGTCTACAGCTACGCCTGGTTTGACTGGAATAACCAAAGCCTTCCCTACTCCGGCCGGATGCTGAGATTGGAGCCGGTGAAGGTCCAGCACTCCGGTGCTTACTGGTGCCAGGGGACCAACAGAGTGGGCAAGGGCCACTCGCCTCTCATCACCCTCACCGTCTACT ATAGCCCGCAGACCATTGGCAGGCGAGTGGCTGTGGGACTCGGGTCCTGCCTGGCCATCCTCATCCTGGCAATGTGTGGATTCAAGGTCCAGCGACG TTGGAAGAGGACACAGAGCCAGCAGGGGCTTCAGGAGAATTCCAGTGGCCAGAGCTTCTTTGTGAGGAACAAAAAG AGATGCAGAGACCTCCGAGCTGCAGAGACCTCCCCCAGACTGCGATGA
- the CD22 gene encoding B-cell receptor CD22 isoform X2 translates to MLADGSKTNSPLLRLPPRHDTMHLLGPWLLLLVLEYLAFSDSSKWNIEHPGTIYAWEGACVWVPCTYRVLDGALETFILFHNPEYNQNMSKFEGTRLYESTKDGKVPSGQKRVQFLGNKINNNCTLSIHPVHVNDSGQLGLRMVSKTEKWMERIHLNVSERPFPPRIQLPPKLQESQEVTLTCLLNFSCYGYQIQLQWLLEGVPMRQAAVTSTSLSTKSVFTRSELKFSPQWSHHGKIVTCELHDVDGKVLSEDMVQLNVKHTPKLTIEVTPNETIVRKGDSVTMTCKVNSSNPEYTTVSWLKDGIPLKEQNTLMLTLHEVTKSQSGRYCCRVSNDVGPATSEKVFLQVQYAPEPSRVQISQSPAVEGSEVNFLCISPANPLPTNYTWYHNGKEVQGRTEKQFQIQKILPWHAGTYSCEAENILGIGERGPGTELDVQYPPKKVTMVIENPTPIREGDTVTLSCNYSSSNPIVNHYEWRPRGAWEEPSLGVLKIQNIGWNNTAVACAACNNWCSWASPVTLNVLYAPRGVRVRKIKPLSEIHSGNSVSLQCDFSSSHPKEVQFFWEKNGSLLGKESQLNFDSISPEDAGSYSCWVNNSIGQTASKAWTLEVLYAPRRLRVSMSQGNQVMEGKTATLICESDANPPVYSYAWFDWNNQSLPYSGRMLRLEPVKVQHSGAYWCQGTNRVGKGHSPLITLTVYYSPQTIGRRVAVGLGSCLAILILAMCGFKVQRRWKRTQSQQGLQENSSGQSFFVRNKKVRRTPLSEGPHSLGCYNPMMEDGISYATLRFPETNTPRTGDAETSELQRPPPDCDDTVTYSVLQKRQVGDYENVIPDFPEDEGIHYSELIQFGFGERPQAQENVDYVIVKH, encoded by the exons ATGTTGGCAG ATGGCTCAAAGACAAACTCTCCCCTGCTCAGGCTTCCACCCAGACACGACACCATGCATCTCCTCGGCCCCTGGCTCCTGCTCCTGG TTCTAGAATACTTGGCTTTCTCTGACTCAAGTAAATGGAATATTGAGCACCCTGGAACCATCTACGCCTGGGAGGGGGCCTGCGTCTGGGTCCCCTGCACCTACAGAGTCCTAGATGGTGCCCTGGAAACCTTCATCCTGTTCCACAATCCTGAGTATAACCAGAACATGTCGAAGTTCGAAGGGACCAGACTCTATGAAAGCACAAAGGATGGGAAGGTTCCTTCAGGTCAGAAAAGGGTGCAATTCCTGGGGAACAAGATTAACAACAACTGCACACTGAGTATCCACCCAGTGCACGTCAATGACAGTGGTCAGCTGGGGCTGAGGATGGTGTCCAAGACTGAGAAATGGATGGAACGAATACACCTCAATGTCTCCG AAAGGCCTTTTCCACCTCGTATCCAGCTCCCTCCAAAACTTCAAGAATCCCAGGAAGTCACTCTGACCTGCTTGCTGAATTTCTCCTGCTATGGGTATCAGATCCAATTGCAGTGGTTACTAGAGGGGGTTCCAATGAGGCAGGCTGCTGTCACCTCGACCTCCTTGAGCACCAAGTCTGTCTTCACCCGGAGTGAGCTCAAGTTCTCGCCACAGTGGAGTCACCATGGGAAGATCGTGACCTGCGAGCTTCACGATGTGGACGGGAAGGTCCTCTCCGAAGACATGGTGCAGCTGAACGTGAAGC ACACCCCAAAGTTGACGATCGAGGTCACTCCCAATGAAACCATAGTGAGGAAGGGGGACTCTGTGACCATGACCTGCAAGGTCAACAGCAGCAACCCGGAGTACACGACGGTATCCTGGCTCAAGGATGGCATCCCGCTGAAGGAGCAGAATACGCTCATGCTAACCCTGCACGAAGTGACCAAGTCCCAGAGTGGGAGATACTGCTGTAGGGTCTCCAATGACGTGGGCCCGGCAACATCGGAAAAAGTGTTCCTGCAAGTACAGT ATGCCCCGGAACCTTCCAGGGTTCAGATCTCCCAGTCACCGGCTGTGGAGGGAAGTGAAGTCAACTTTCTTTGCATATCACCAGCCAATCCTCTTCCAACAAATTACACGTGGTACCACAATGGCAAAGAAGTGCAGGGAAGGACAGAGAAGCAATTCCAGATCCAAAAGATCCTCCCCTGGCACGCTGGGACTTATTCCTGTGAGGCGGAAAATATTCTTGGTATTGGAGAGAGGGGCCCGGGAACTGAGCTGGATGTCCAGT ATCCTCCCAAGAAGGTGACCATGGTGATTGAAAACCCCACGCCGATTCGAGAAGGAGACACGGTGACCCTTTCCTGTAACTACAGTTCCAGTAACCCCATTGTTAACCACTATGAATGGAGACCCCGTGGCGCCTGGGAGGAGCCATCACTTGGGGTGCTGAAGATCCAAAACATTGGCTGGAACAACACAGCCGTCGCCTGCGCAGCTTGTAACAACTGGTGCTCGTGGGCCTCCCCTGTCACCCTGAATGTCCTGT ATGCCCCCCGAGGCGTGAGGGTCCGGAAAATCAAGCCCCTTTCTGAGATTCACTCTGGGAACTCGGTCAGCCTCCAATGTGACTTCTCAAGCAGCCACCCCAAAGAAGTCCAGTTCTTCTGGGAGAAAAATGGCAGCCTTCTGGGGAAAGAAAGCCAGCTGAATTTTGACTCCATCTCCCCAGAAGATGCTGGGAGTTACAGCTGCTGGGTGAACAACTCCATAGGACAGACGGCGTCCAAGGCCTGGACACTCGAAGTGCTGT ATGCACCCAGGAGGCTGCGTGTGTCCATGAGCCAGGGGAACCAAGTGATGGAGGGGAAGACGGCAACCCTGATCTGTGAGAGTGACGCCAACCCTCCCGTCTACAGCTACGCCTGGTTTGACTGGAATAACCAAAGCCTTCCCTACTCCGGCCGGATGCTGAGATTGGAGCCGGTGAAGGTCCAGCACTCCGGTGCTTACTGGTGCCAGGGGACCAACAGAGTGGGCAAGGGCCACTCGCCTCTCATCACCCTCACCGTCTACT ATAGCCCGCAGACCATTGGCAGGCGAGTGGCTGTGGGACTCGGGTCCTGCCTGGCCATCCTCATCCTGGCAATGTGTGGATTCAAGGTCCAGCGACG TTGGAAGAGGACACAGAGCCAGCAGGGGCTTCAGGAGAATTCCAGTGGCCAGAGCTTCTTTGTGAGGAACAAAAAG GTTAGAAGGACCCCCCTCTCTGAAGGTCCCCACTCCCTGGGATGCTACAATCCGATGATGGAAGATGGCATTAGCTACGCCACCCTGCGCTTTCCCGAGACGAACACACCACGAACTGG AGATGCAGAGACCTCCGAGCTGCAGAGACCTCCCCCAGACTGCGATGACACAGTCACTTATTCAGTGTTGCAGAAGCGTCAGGTG GGCGACTATGAGAACGTCATTCCAGATTTTCCAGAAGATGAGGGAATTCATTACTCAGAGCTGATTCAGTTTGGGTTCGGGGAGCGGCCTCAGGCACAAGAAAATGTGGACTATGTGATCGTCAAGCACTGA